Sequence from the Gemmatimonadaceae bacterium genome:
GTCGAGAATCGCCTGCGCCGTCACGGGCTTGAGCATCGGCGGCATGACGTAGTCCTGCGGCCAGTAGTCCTGATAGCCCGACGTCATCGACAGGATCTGGCGAATCGAGACTTCGTTCGCGCGCGTCAAATTCGGCAGAAACTTCGCCACCTTGTCGTCGAGCGACAGCTTTCCCTGTTCGGCAAGCAGCAGGACCGCCGTCGCCGTGATCTGCTTGCTCACCGACCCGATGCTGTAGCGCATGGAGGGCGTCGCGGGCAGCGGCGGTGAGAGCCGCGCCATCCCGTACGCGTTCGTGTACGCAATCTCCCCATCCTTCACGACGGCGATCGACACACTCGGCGCACCGCGCGCGGTCATCTCCTGCTTGACGATGCTGTCGATGCGGGCGCGCATGGCGGCGGGCAGCGTGGCCGTTGCCTGCGCGTGGACGACCCATGCCGGGCCGGCGATCAGCGCGGCCGCGAGGAGGACACCGCGGCGAATCGAATCGGACATTGAAACTCCCATGGCGGATTGCGGGCGAACAGCGACCGCCATGGAAGATATCGAATGTCCGCCACCGACACGACCGCTATTCGGCTCGCAGCGCTCCCGCGGGATCGACGCGCGCCGCGCGCAATCCGGGCACGAGCGACGCGATGATCGCGAGCGCGATGAGCAGCACGGTCGCGCCGATCATCACGCTTGGATCGCGCGGCGTGACGCCGAACAGGAACGCGCCGACCAGCTTGCCGCCGATCAACGCCGCCGCGACTCCGATCGCCGCGCCGATCCCGACCGTGCGCGCGCCGTCCGCGAGCACGAGATCGAGAATGTCCCTGGTCCTGGCGCCGAGCGCGATGCGAATGCCCATCTCGTTCGTGCGCTGGCTCGCGCCGTATGCCACGACGCTGTAGATGCCGAATCCCGCGACGATGAGTGAGAGAATTCCGAACGCCGTGAACAGCGACGCACCCAGGCGCCACGGCCTCAGCTCGCGCGCCATGAGGTCGCTGAGCGCGCGAACCTCGACGCCGTCCGACGCCGGCATCAGCTCGCGGATGAGACGCTCCGCCGCGGCCCGTACTTCGCCGGCACTGTTCCCGCTCACGCGCACCTCGAGCGTCATCGGCGCGCTCTTCTGCTGCTGCAGCGGGCGATAATACATCATCGATCGTGCTTCGATGATGCGTCTCGCGTGCGCGTCGCGCGCCACGCCGACGACCGTCACGCACGGGCCGTCGCGCTTGCCGAACATCAGGCATTTGCCCAGCGGCGACTCCGCGGGCCACACCGCGTGCGCCATCGTCTCGTTGATGACCACCACCAGCGGTGCTCCCTCGCGATCGCCAGCGCCGATGCCGCGCCCCGCGACGAGCGACATTCCAGTCGCCGCGAAGAATGATGGACCGATGGAATTCCCAGCCGGCGTGCCGAACGGCCCAATGCGCGGCAGCGAATCGCGGCCGGGCACGAAGACCTCCTGAAAGGTGATGCCCTCCATCGGCGCGTTCGAGGAGAGCGACACGTTCGTCACGCCACGGACGCGACGTAACTGATCGACGAGCGCCGGCATGGCACGCCTCAGATCCTCGCCGTGTGCGAACGCGCCGTCCGGAAAGGACGGTTGGAGAAACAACAGTCCATTACCGTCGTAGCCCAGTGGAATCGTTTCGACGTTGTTCAAGCTGCGGAGGAACAAACCGGCACCGACGAGCAGCACGATGCAGAGCGCCGTCTGTACGACGAGCGAGAAGCCCCGCAGCCGCGACGCGTGATACGCCGCATCACGATTGCCCGCGCGCAGCGCGTCGATCACGTTGGTGCGCAACCCATTCAGCGCGGGAAAGACGCCCACCGCCAATCCAACCACGATGCTCGTGGCGAGAATGAACATCGCGGTGCGCCATTCCACGACAGGCGTGGACCAGTGAATGCCGGGCAACATCAGGCGGCGCAGCGCGGTGCCGGCGACTTGCGCGACGACCGTCGCGACCGCGCCGCCGACGAGTGCGAGCGTCACGCTCTCCGTCGTCATTTGCATCAACAATCGTCCGTGCGAGACGCCGAGCGCGCGGCGGACGGCAAGCTCGCGGCGCCGGCGCGATGCGCGGAGCAGCAAGAGATTCACGACGTTCGCGCAGGCGATGACGAGCACGATGAGCGCAATCCACGACACCCGCTTCGCTACGATCACCTCGGCGGCAGGCTTCGCCGGTCCGAGCGCGCTCACGATCGAACCGTCAAGCACTTCGGCTCGCGGGTCGTCGGCCATGTATTGCAGGTGGACGCCGCGATAGGCGTTCGTCGCGCGACCCAGGAATGCACGCTCGTCGACGCGGGGGCTCAATCGCGCGACGACGGTCACCATGGAGCTCATGTTGGTGTACCATGGGCCGCTCGCGCCCATGAACTGTCCGATGTGCGTGTTGAGCGGAACCCAGACGTCCCCTGCATCCAGATCGAGGCCGCGGAAATGGCGCGGCGTGACGCCGACGATCGTGAACGCGCGCTGGCCGATCTTGATCTTGCGGCCCAACACGCCAACATCGCCGTTGAAGCGCGAATGCCACAACGCGTCGCTGATGACCGCGACGAACGTGGGCGTTTCGATCGCGGTCTCGTCGCCCGCAAAGAAGCGGCCGATTTGCGCGCGCATCGAGAGGACGTCGAAGTAGTTGCCCGACACTTCGGTCACACCGGCATGCATCCGTGCGCCGTCGATCTCCATCGTGGCGGAGTCCGGACCGCTCGCCGCGGCGAGTGGAACGCCCGGATTCGCGGCCGCGATGGCGCGATAGGCCGGATAGGTCACCGTGGGCCATGCCCGCGGCGCTTCACGAGGATCGCTGGAATGCGCAAGGTGATACAGCCGCCGCAGCGCGCGCGGCGCGGGGACGCCGGCGGGCGTGCGCAGGAACATCGCGTCGAAGATCGAGAACATCGCCGCGTTGACGCCCACGCCCAGCGCGAGCGTGATGACCACCGCCAGCGTGAACGCGGGCGTGCGGCGCAGCGCACGAACCGTGTACGTCAGATCCTGCCGCAGGCGATCGAGCCACCGCAGCGCCGACGTTTCTCGCGTCGCCTCGCGGTAGTAGCTCGCGTTGCCGAATTGCCGGGGCGAGGCATGACCAGCCTGCGCCTGCAGCTCGCGATGGAACTCCATCTCGCGCTGCACGTCGGATGCGTACGCTTCGCCGCGCCACAGGACGCGCAGCCGATGAATGGTGCCGTGGATGAACGACATCGATGTCTCCCGGACTCAGACGTGGCGCAGAATGCGAGCGATAGCTGCCGAGACGCGATCGTATTCCTCGACGCGATCGTGGAGCTGCTTGTGGCCCGCGCGCGTGATGGTGTAGTAGCGCGCCTGGCGCTTGGTCGGCGATTCCGCCCACTTGGCGGTGACCCATCCCTGGTTGAGCAGGCGCTCGAGGGCAGGGTAGAGGGAGCCTTGCTCCACGCTCAACACGCCGTCCGAGATTTGCGCGATGTGCTGCGCGATCGCGTAGCCGTGCAGCGGGCCGAGCGTCAGCGTCCGCAGAATGAGCATGTCGAGCGTACCGACGGGCAGTGACGCGTCGGCCCTGTCCGAGCTGCGAGGGGACATGAATCCACTGGTATAGGTAGAAATCCGACATATGTCGGACTCCTACCTATACGACATTGCCCGCGCGCCGTCAAGATCGGGCCGGGGCGCCTCTGGCCGGGGCGCCTACTGATACTGGATGTACAACGGCCGCGGTCTGAGCCGCAGCAGCTCCAGCGGCGAGAGCAGCGCGTTGTTCTTCTTCGTATCGTTGTGGAAGAACAGCTTGAACCCCGTGAACTCCACCGGCTCGAGATCGATGTAGTCGCGATACGACTCGAACTTCATCCACGGCGGGCCCCACCCGTCCATGTCCATCACGATCTGCACGCGCGGATCGATCGCGATCTGCGGCGCGTGCGAGATCATCGCCTTCGTCCACCGGTGCACCACGAGCACCTTGGGCGGCAGCTTTTTCTCCGTCACCAGCTGCTGCAACTGCTCGGCGGTCCAGTTGATGTCCTTCGCGTCGAACTGGCCGATGCGTTTCCCGGGCAGCGAACCCTCC
This genomic interval carries:
- a CDS encoding ADOP family duplicated permease, whose product is MSFIHGTIHRLRVLWRGEAYASDVQREMEFHRELQAQAGHASPRQFGNASYYREATRETSALRWLDRLRQDLTYTVRALRRTPAFTLAVVITLALGVGVNAAMFSIFDAMFLRTPAGVPAPRALRRLYHLAHSSDPREAPRAWPTVTYPAYRAIAAANPGVPLAAASGPDSATMEIDGARMHAGVTEVSGNYFDVLSMRAQIGRFFAGDETAIETPTFVAVISDALWHSRFNGDVGVLGRKIKIGQRAFTIVGVTPRHFRGLDLDAGDVWVPLNTHIGQFMGASGPWYTNMSSMVTVVARLSPRVDERAFLGRATNAYRGVHLQYMADDPRAEVLDGSIVSALGPAKPAAEVIVAKRVSWIALIVLVIACANVVNLLLLRASRRRRELAVRRALGVSHGRLLMQMTTESVTLALVGGAVATVVAQVAGTALRRLMLPGIHWSTPVVEWRTAMFILATSIVVGLAVGVFPALNGLRTNVIDALRAGNRDAAYHASRLRGFSLVVQTALCIVLLVGAGLFLRSLNNVETIPLGYDGNGLLFLQPSFPDGAFAHGEDLRRAMPALVDQLRRVRGVTNVSLSSNAPMEGITFQEVFVPGRDSLPRIGPFGTPAGNSIGPSFFAATGMSLVAGRGIGAGDREGAPLVVVINETMAHAVWPAESPLGKCLMFGKRDGPCVTVVGVARDAHARRIIEARSMMYYRPLQQQKSAPMTLEVRVSGNSAGEVRAAAERLIRELMPASDGVEVRALSDLMARELRPWRLGASLFTAFGILSLIVAGFGIYSVVAYGASQRTNEMGIRIALGARTRDILDLVLADGARTVGIGAAIGVAAALIGGKLVGAFLFGVTPRDPSVMIGATVLLIALAIIASLVPGLRAARVDPAGALRAE
- a CDS encoding PadR family transcriptional regulator is translated as MSPRSSDRADASLPVGTLDMLILRTLTLGPLHGYAIAQHIAQISDGVLSVEQGSLYPALERLLNQGWVTAKWAESPTKRQARYYTITRAGHKQLHDRVEEYDRVSAAIARILRHV